The Littorina saxatilis isolate snail1 linkage group LG13, US_GU_Lsax_2.0, whole genome shotgun sequence genome contains a region encoding:
- the LOC138983613 gene encoding uncharacterized protein isoform X1, with protein sequence MSGTGTSRGEAEEGGELGATAAPDLPERPNVIVEEKSGKGDCTLRYQYAAEKGDRISFTFEDTDQGIFHILFTVKRFDSERVVISQRSKPIPKTIKDEIVIKSQDLGVKKRMYVVKLKKKTDFNLDIFFRPDSPPV encoded by the exons ATGAGTGGAACGGGAACAAGCAGAGGGGAGGCTGAAGAGGGAGGGGAGCTGGGGGCTACTGCTGCGCCAGATCTACCTGAACGACCCA ATGTGATAGTGGAGGAGAAGTCAGGTAAAGGAGACTGCACGCTCCGCTACCAGTATGCAGCAGAAAAGGGCGACCGGATCAGCTTCACTTTCGAAGATACTGACCAAGG GATCTTTCATATTTTGTTTACGGTGAAGAGATTCGACTCAGAGAGAGTGGTGATTTCGCAGCGATCCAAACCCATTCCAAAAACAATCAAGGATGAGATTGTCATCAAAAGTCAG GATCTGGGTGTGAAGAAGAGAATGTATGTGGTGAaactgaagaagaaaacagacTTCAACCTGGACATCTTCTTCCGACCAGACAGTCCCCCTGTATGA
- the LOC138983613 gene encoding uncharacterized protein isoform X2 translates to MIPALGNVIVEEKSGKGDCTLRYQYAAEKGDRISFTFEDTDQGIFHILFTVKRFDSERVVISQRSKPIPKTIKDEIVIKSQDLGVKKRMYVVKLKKKTDFNLDIFFRPDSPPV, encoded by the exons ATGTGATAGTGGAGGAGAAGTCAGGTAAAGGAGACTGCACGCTCCGCTACCAGTATGCAGCAGAAAAGGGCGACCGGATCAGCTTCACTTTCGAAGATACTGACCAAGG GATCTTTCATATTTTGTTTACGGTGAAGAGATTCGACTCAGAGAGAGTGGTGATTTCGCAGCGATCCAAACCCATTCCAAAAACAATCAAGGATGAGATTGTCATCAAAAGTCAG GATCTGGGTGTGAAGAAGAGAATGTATGTGGTGAaactgaagaagaaaacagacTTCAACCTGGACATCTTCTTCCGACCAGACAGTCCCCCTGTATGA